One Kitasatospora sp. NBC_01287 DNA window includes the following coding sequences:
- the glyA gene encoding serine hydroxymethyltransferase: MTVLNQSLHALDPEIAAAVDAELHRQQSTLEMIASENFAPVAVMEAQGSVLTNKYAEGYPGKRYYGGCEHVDVVEQIAIDRIKALFGAEAANVQPHSGAQANAAAMFALIQPGDTILGLNLAHGGHLTHGMKINFSGKLYNVVAYHVDEQTNLVDMEEVERLAKEHQPKLIIAGWSAYPRQLDFAEFRRIADEVGAYLMVDMAHFAGLVAAGLHPSPVPYADVVTTTTHKTLGGPRGGVILSKAELAKKINSAVFPGQQGGPLEHVIAGKAVAFKVAASPEFKERQERTLEGAKILAARLLQDDATAAGISVLSGGTDVHLVLVDLRNSQLDGQQAEDRLHEVGITVNRNAVPNDPRPPMVTSGLRIGTPALATRGFVAEDFREVADIIAEALLPGFDEAKAAALKARVTTLAEKYPLYPDL, encoded by the coding sequence ATGACGGTTCTCAACCAGTCCCTGCACGCACTCGACCCGGAGATCGCCGCCGCGGTCGACGCCGAGCTGCACCGCCAGCAGTCCACCCTTGAGATGATCGCCTCCGAGAACTTCGCCCCGGTGGCGGTCATGGAGGCCCAGGGGTCGGTCCTGACCAACAAGTACGCCGAGGGCTACCCCGGCAAGCGCTACTACGGCGGCTGCGAACACGTCGACGTGGTCGAGCAGATCGCCATCGACCGGATCAAGGCGCTGTTCGGCGCCGAGGCCGCGAACGTCCAGCCGCACTCGGGCGCGCAGGCCAACGCCGCCGCGATGTTCGCGCTGATCCAGCCGGGCGACACCATCCTGGGCCTGAACCTGGCCCACGGCGGCCACCTGACCCACGGCATGAAGATCAACTTCTCCGGCAAGCTCTACAACGTGGTGGCCTACCACGTGGACGAGCAGACCAACCTGGTCGACATGGAGGAGGTCGAGCGCCTGGCCAAGGAGCACCAGCCCAAGCTGATCATCGCCGGCTGGTCCGCCTACCCCCGCCAGCTCGACTTCGCCGAGTTCCGCCGGATCGCCGACGAGGTCGGCGCCTACCTGATGGTGGACATGGCCCACTTCGCCGGCCTGGTGGCCGCGGGCCTGCACCCCTCCCCGGTGCCGTACGCGGACGTGGTCACCACCACCACCCACAAGACCCTGGGCGGCCCGCGCGGCGGTGTGATCCTCTCCAAGGCCGAGCTGGCCAAGAAGATCAACTCCGCGGTCTTCCCCGGCCAGCAGGGCGGTCCGCTGGAGCACGTGATCGCCGGCAAGGCGGTCGCCTTCAAGGTCGCGGCCTCGCCGGAGTTCAAGGAGCGCCAGGAGCGCACCCTGGAGGGCGCCAAGATCCTGGCCGCCCGCCTGCTCCAGGACGACGCCACCGCGGCGGGCATCTCGGTGCTCTCCGGCGGCACCGACGTGCACCTGGTCCTGGTCGACCTGCGCAACAGCCAGCTCGACGGCCAGCAGGCCGAGGACCGGCTGCACGAGGTCGGCATCACGGTCAACCGCAACGCCGTCCCGAACGACCCGCGCCCGCCGATGGTCACCTCCGGCCTGCGGATCGGCACCCCGGCGCTGGCCACCCGCGGCTTCGTCGCGGAGGACTTCCGCGAGGTCGCCGACATCATCGCCGAGGCGCTGCTGCCGGGCTTCGACGAGGCCAAGGCCGCCGCACTGAAGGCCCGGGTCACCACCCTGGCCGAGAAGTACCCGCTCTACCCCGACCTGTAG
- a CDS encoding L-serine ammonia-lyase, which produces MAISVFDLFSIGIGPSSSHTVGPMRAARMFARRLRSEGLLEQVTGVKAELFGSLGATGHGHGTPKAVLLGLEGNSPRSVDVAKADLDVERIREAKQLSLLGTHPIAFDPDLQLVLHRRRSLPYHANGMTLAAQDAAGTELLAKTYYSVGGGFVVDEDAIGADRVVPDDTALRYPFRTGEELLRLTRETGLSISGLMLENEKAWRTEAEIRTGLLEIWAVMKECVSAGMSREGILPGGLKVRRRAAAGARALRAEGIGPANAMEWVTLYAMAVNEENASGQRVVTAPTNGAAGIIPAVLHYFQNFIPGADEDGIVRFLLAAGAIGMLFKENASISGAEVGCQGEVGSACSMAAGGLAEVLGGSPEQVENAAEIGIEHNLGLTCDPVGGLVQIPCIERNGMASVKAVTAARMALRGDGRHHVSLDKAIKTMKETGADMKVKYKETSRGGLAVNVIEC; this is translated from the coding sequence GTGGCCATCAGCGTCTTCGACCTCTTCTCCATCGGCATCGGCCCGTCCAGTTCGCACACGGTCGGCCCGATGCGCGCGGCTCGGATGTTCGCCCGCCGGCTGCGCTCGGAGGGGCTGCTGGAGCAGGTCACCGGCGTCAAGGCCGAGCTCTTCGGCTCGCTGGGCGCCACCGGCCACGGACACGGCACCCCCAAGGCCGTCCTGCTGGGCCTGGAGGGCAACTCGCCGCGCAGCGTCGACGTGGCCAAGGCCGACCTGGACGTGGAGCGGATCCGCGAGGCCAAGCAGCTCAGCCTGCTCGGCACCCACCCGATCGCCTTCGACCCCGACCTCCAGCTGGTGCTGCACCGCCGCCGCTCGCTGCCCTACCACGCCAACGGGATGACCCTGGCGGCCCAGGACGCGGCCGGCACCGAGCTGCTGGCCAAGACCTACTACTCGGTCGGCGGCGGCTTCGTGGTGGACGAGGACGCGATCGGCGCCGACCGGGTGGTCCCCGACGACACCGCGCTGCGCTACCCCTTCCGCACCGGCGAGGAGCTGCTGCGCCTCACCCGCGAGACCGGCCTGTCCATCTCCGGCCTGATGCTGGAGAACGAGAAGGCCTGGCGCACCGAGGCCGAGATCCGGACCGGCCTGCTGGAGATCTGGGCCGTGATGAAGGAGTGCGTCAGCGCGGGCATGTCCCGCGAGGGCATCCTGCCCGGCGGCCTCAAGGTCCGCCGCCGCGCCGCCGCCGGCGCCCGCGCGCTACGCGCCGAGGGAATAGGCCCGGCCAACGCGATGGAGTGGGTCACCCTCTACGCCATGGCGGTCAACGAGGAGAACGCCAGCGGCCAGCGCGTCGTCACCGCCCCCACCAACGGCGCGGCCGGCATCATCCCCGCCGTCCTGCACTACTTCCAGAACTTCATCCCGGGCGCGGACGAGGACGGCATCGTCCGCTTCCTGCTCGCCGCCGGCGCGATCGGCATGCTCTTCAAGGAGAACGCCTCCATCTCCGGCGCCGAGGTCGGGTGCCAGGGCGAGGTCGGCTCCGCCTGCTCGATGGCCGCCGGCGGCCTCGCCGAGGTCCTCGGCGGCAGCCCCGAGCAGGTCGAGAACGCCGCCGAGATCGGCATCGAGCACAACCTCGGCCTCACCTGCGACCCGGTCGGCGGCCTGGTCCAGATCCCCTGCATCGAGCGCAACGGCATGGCCTCGGTCAAGGCCGTCACCGCCGCCCGGATGGCCCTGCGCGGCGACGGCCGCCACCACGTCTCGCTGGACAAGGCGATCAAGACGATGAAGGAGACCGGCGCCGACATGAAGGTCAAGTACAAGGAGACCTCGCGCGGCGGCCTGGCGGTCAACGTCATCGAGTGCTGA
- a CDS encoding type II toxin-antitoxin system Phd/YefM family antitoxin has protein sequence MTAQPEITQRDLRSRSREIMDAVEAGQSFTVTRDGHRIGELIPLKRRRRFVPRAEFAAMSRSAPDISLDAFRADQDATAAQEMDDPYAR, from the coding sequence ATGACAGCGCAACCGGAGATCACGCAGCGGGACCTGCGGAGCAGGTCGAGAGAGATCATGGACGCCGTCGAGGCCGGCCAGTCGTTCACCGTGACCCGTGACGGCCACCGGATCGGAGAGCTGATCCCGCTGAAGCGCCGCAGGCGCTTCGTTCCCCGAGCCGAGTTCGCCGCGATGTCGCGGAGCGCACCCGACATCTCCCTGGATGCCTTCCGGGCGGATCAGGACGCCACGGCCGCACAGGAGATGGACGACCCGTATGCCCGTTGA
- a CDS encoding type II toxin-antitoxin system VapC family toxin produces the protein MPVEHERGLLDTNIMILRRWVDPAELPAEMAISAITLAELSAGPHEVRRNEEQADYDEYAERARRLDVLQRAENEFDPIPFDTEAARSYGRICAAVIGAGRKPRRRVADLMIAAIAVAEDLPLFTTNPDDFKGLETLLTVVPVTRPALPHDR, from the coding sequence ATGCCCGTTGAGCACGAGCGCGGTCTGCTCGACACCAACATCATGATCCTGCGCCGTTGGGTGGACCCGGCCGAGCTCCCCGCCGAGATGGCCATCAGCGCGATCACCTTGGCGGAGCTGTCCGCCGGGCCGCATGAGGTCCGGCGGAACGAGGAGCAGGCCGACTACGACGAATACGCGGAGCGAGCCCGCCGACTCGACGTCCTCCAACGTGCCGAGAACGAGTTCGACCCCATCCCCTTCGATACGGAGGCCGCACGCAGCTACGGCCGGATCTGCGCCGCCGTCATCGGCGCGGGGCGGAAACCGCGAAGGCGCGTGGCCGACCTGATGATCGCCGCTATCGCCGTCGCCGAGGACCTCCCTCTGTTCACCACCAACCCCGACGACTTCAAGGGCTTGGAGACACTTCTGACCGTCGTACCGGTCACCCGCCCGGCGCTCCCGCACGATCGCTGA